DNA sequence from the Candidatus Limnocylindrales bacterium genome:
CAAGGTCGGGCTGGGGTGCCGACCGTGAGCCGCCGATGAGAGGCATCTGGATGCGAATGGAAGCCCGATCACCGACGGCCGCACGCACGGAGCGGTCGACACACATCGCAACCGCCGCGTGCAGAGGTTCTCGAGGAGGAGAGGCGACGACGAGCCCCTCCAGAAGCTCGACGTGATCGGTCTCTTCAAGCAGTCCCTGCTGTGCCAGCCGGAAGTACCGTTCGACGGTGTAGCCGAGGTCGCGGTCCGCACGTTCCGACATGCCGCGATCGTAGCAAGGGGCGCGGCGGTCGAGAAGGGAACGGCAGTCCGAAATTACACGTGGGGCATCGCGATGATGTCACGTCGGGACATGCTGCCGACATCTTCAGACGTGACGGGACAGCGCATCACAGCCTGGCGATGACGGCGTCGGCGAATGCGTCGGTCCCGAGGCTGCCGCCTAGATCGCGCGTCTTTTCGCCATCGGAAAGGGCGCGGTTGTAGGCTCCCTTGATGCGCTCGGCCACCTGGCTGCAGCGGCCATCGCCGCGCGTCTCGGCCAGATGATTGAGCATCATCACCGCCGACATCAGCAGCGCCAGTGGATTTGCCACGCCCTGGCCGGCGATGTCGGGCGCCGAGCCGTGCACGGCTTCGAAAACGGAGTCGACGTCGCCGACATTGGCTCCCGGTACGACGCCCAGCCCACCGACCAGGCCCGCGGCGAGGTCGCTGACCACGTCGCCGTAGAGGTTCTCCATCAGCAGAACCTCGAAGCGCGTCGGGTCCTGCACGAGCTTCATGCAGCCGGCGTCGATGATCAGCTCCTCGTACTGCACCTGCGCGAACTTCTGCTCGTGCACCGCACGCGCACAGCGCAGGAACAGGCCATCGGTCAGCTTCATGATGTTGGCTTTGTGGAAAACGGTGACCTTGGAGCGCCCGCGACGGGCCGCGTAGGCGAAGGCATGCTCGGCGATGCGCGTGCATGCGCGCTCGGTCGCGACCTTGAGGCTGGTGACGACGCCCGGCGTGATCTCGTTCTCGACGCCGCTGTAGAGGCCTTCGGTGTTCTCCCGCACGATGACCAGATCCACCCCCGAAAAGCGCGTGGTTACGCCGGCCAG
Encoded proteins:
- a CDS encoding isocitrate/isopropylmalate dehydrogenase family protein — protein: MEETHQVVLIPGDGIGPEVAHATVRVLEAAAAPVRWVERHAGIAALDRHGDVLPAETLDAIRQHHVALKGPCTTPVGTGFRSINVSLRKTLDLYAAVRPVRSLAGVTTRFSGVDLVIVRENTEGLYSGVENEITPGVVTSLKVATERACTRIAEHAFAYAARRGRSKVTVFHKANIMKLTDGLFLRCARAVHEQKFAQVQYEELIIDAGCMKLVQDPTRFEVLLMENLYGDVVSDLAAGLVGGLGVVPGANVGDVDSVFEAVHGSAPDIAGQGVANPLALLMSAVMMLNHLAETRGDGRCSQVAERIKGAYNRALSDGEKTRDLGGSLGTDAFADAVIARL